The segment AAAGTGAAGCTCATTTCCATGGTAAAAGAGCAGAACAAGCCAGGAACAGAAGTGAAAAAGGTGGAAATAAAGTACACTAAGTGGTTAAGTGTGTAAATTTAAAAGACTGGTTTAAATACTGGGTTTGGCTTATAAAGAAAGTCAAACCCATTTTTCGTTTAGGGCAAGTAATAGTTGTAGAGAATTCAGGAATTTCTGATATCAGCTAAAAACAGTTAAGTTGCTTCTCCTGTAGCTAAGCTGAATTAGATTTTGTTACAGTTTCCATGGTTGGAAAGGATAATTAGTTCCATTTGTACTTTCAAATGTTGCCTCTTAAAGTTATCCCGATTTGATATTCCTGAAAAGATCAAATAGAAATTTTACAATGGAAGCATCTGGCTGTCTACAGAGACCTCAACATTAATAATCTCCGGGTTTCCACGGTATCTTAACAGGCTGTGACCCCCCACTTCTCCACTGAGAATTTCAGCAGCATTTACCGAAGCCTCGCTTGATCCTCCTACTTCTACAATAGCGGTGTTTACTGTTAATTCCGAGGCCTGTAATCTGGAAGCCCCCTTAACCCGTGCATTTAATTTTTCGGCACTTCCTTTAAAAATTAATTCAGAGGCGCCATCAACCGAGAGGTCTATAATATTCCCCTCCATATCTGTAACTACACGGGAAGCTCCGCTTACTTTTATTTGAAGATCATCCTCTGTATTTTCAAAACCTGAAATTACTGAACTGGAGGCACTATGGAATTCTGCCTTTTTAAGCACGGGCATTGAAATTTTTAAAAGCGTTCGCTTATGATTTCTGGTCCCGGGTTGATAGTTAACGATTAAAATTCCATTTACCACTTCAACCTTGAGCTCTTCCAGGTCCTTATTTTCTCCCCCGGCGATTAGAGAAAAACCAGAAGATCGTTCTATTTCTATTTGAAAAGCATCTCCCAATTTTACGCCCTCAAAGCCTTCGACCTCAAACTCTTTTTCATTGTAGTAATCTGGGAATTCATCATCGCAGCCAGTCAGCAGGTTTAGAGATAAAATAAATATCAGAAGCGGAATTTTTACTTGTTTTCTCATTATATAAGGTTTTTAATTGATACGTTTTCGATCACTTTTCAATCATCAAATAGATCTCAGCTGCTAGGTGAAATGAAATTTTTACATTTAATTGATATGTCAATTAATTATTACTAAAGGTTCTCAAATTTATTTATTACTTCTTCTTTTGCTATTTATTGATTTCTTCTAAATCCAGCCTACCCGGTGATAGCTATATTCACAAATACCTCCCCGTCCTAAAAGACGTGAGGATCTTTTTATAGAAGTTTCTGAAGACTGTAGTTGCTCTCTAAAAACCAGAACTGAATCTCCTACCAACTTAACATCCAGTAATTGGCAATCAGCATCGGTTATTACCCGGGAAGAACCTAGGTTACCACTAATGTTATGTTTTCTCTACTTTCGTTAAAACCTGTAATTATAGAACTCGTGGCTCCATGAAGATCGGCGCTCTTAAGCACAGGCATAGTAATTTCTAAAATAGTTTCCTGCAGGTTACTATTCCCCGGACTGCAGCTTGCGGTTAATGTTCCATCTACCACCTCTAATTGAAGGTTTTTTAAATTTTCTTTTTTCCCTTTTGCCTTAACTGAAAATTCTTTAGCCTGACGAATTTCAACATTAAAAGCCCCTACAAGTCGAACTCCTTCAAAATTCTTAAGTTCAAACTCTTCCTCATGATAGATAAAAGAATTATCGTTACAACTTACACCTGTCATTAAAATAAGAATAACAGGCAGGATTAGTGAAATATTACTTTTGCTTCTCATGATCCCTGGTCTTTTACGTTATCGATAATTTTCTGCAAACTTCTTCTCATCGATTGCAGCTCCTCCTGGCTTATTCCCTCGAGTGCTGTGGCCCTGTTATTAAGGACGATTCCCTGAACATCCCGGAGCACCTTAGCGCCTTTTGGGGTTACTGATAAATAATTTCTTCTTCTGTCATCCCCATTCACTTGCCTTTGCAATAGATTAGATTGAACCAGCAACTGAATTATACGAGTGACCGATGCGCTATCTTTAAAAACTTTTAAACTCAGCTCCTGTTGATTAATAGAAGGATTTTCCTGAATGTTTCTAAGTACCAGCCATTGATCTATGGTCACTGAAAATCCTGCATCCTTTAACTGCTTTTGTGCATATTGCCGATAAGATTTTATCGCCTTATCCAGAGTATAAAAGATCACATTTTCAATACTTTCCATAATAAATATTCAATAATTGATATATCATCTTTTGATAAAACAAATATATTTTATTTTTCTTTACCATAGTTTTTTTTCTAACATTTTATCTGGAAATAACTTGATAGTTAGATTTTTAAAAACATCTGAAAAAACAGTTCAACCGAATTGTTGCAACACCCCCTATCAGGAATTGGTTTTTAAAAGTAAATACATAAGTAATTTTTTTCAGAAATAAATACATGGAATCTTCGCAGGTAGTGACAGCGATTATAATCCGGACTGTTTAACTGAGCCTTTAATAATTACTAATTAAGTAAACCGGGTGCCAAAAAATAAAGAAAACTGTCCAACAGAAAACAATTTTCTGCTATAGCCATTTCCTCATTATTATAACTAATTTTTAACCGGAAAAGCCCATTTTAAAAAGGAAGGAAATATTTTGGACCAGGTGTGGAAATTGTGTTGACCGTCCTTAATTTCTTCGTACAGAACTTCGTCATCGCTATAACCTAATTCTTTGAGCTCCTTAATAAGGTCAAGCGTATCATCTATAGAATCAATTATCCCATTTTTATTTCTATCGCGGTTTTCATCTTTTGTACTAGCCTGAAACCAGAATTGAAGACCTTCCCGCTTCTCTCCTGCTCTTATTATACTATGCATTATCCTGGAATTATCATCTTCGGCAGTACCAGTATTATTTGTTCGCCACCATAGGGAACCTGAAAAGATTCCTGCTTTTCTAAAAAGCTGAGGGTTATTCCAGGTAATATCCAACGCACTTAAGCCTCCCATTGAAAAACTAAGCAAAAACATTTTTATTCTCCGGGTTCATTAATCCATATTCAGTTTGGAGAAATGGAGTTAGCTCCTGTACAATGAAGTTTGAATATTTGTCTGCCACCTTTCCTCTTTTTTTAAAATCAGGATGCCCTGCCACTCCGTATTCCTGCATTCGATTCTCATCGGCATATACTGTAACAATTCCAATATTAGGAATTTCCACTTTGGATAAGAGTATGGAAAAATGTTTGACCAAATGTAGTTGATCCCGGTCCTGTCCATCGTTCAAAATAAGCGTACCGCGATATTTAGACGTTTCAGAAGGTAGATAAACCTCAACCTTTACAATACGCCCAAGGTGCTGAGATCTTAGCCACAGTTTATGCCTATTCAAAAGAGGGTTTATTTTCTTTTCTCTCTTGTCTTTTAGAAAGTCCTCTGGAGTTTCATTTTTCTTAAACCGGAATAGCATAGGTTCTAAATAAAATATGGTGGCCAAAAATATGAACATTAATTTGCTTTGAGAAGTTTATTTGTCTAAATTCTGTTATTATAAATAAATAGAAAACAAGCATTTGAGAGAAGAATACGTAAAATGGCACTCCCCTAATTTGGGCAGGGAGATAGAAACCCTTGTCTATGGACATCAGGGATATCCCGTCCTAATTTTCCCTTCCAGCCAGGGCCGTTACTATGAAGCAAAGGATTTCCAACTTATTGAGTCTGTACGATGGTTTGTGGAACAGGGAAAGGTGAAGATCTACTGTCCCGACAGTATAGACGGGATGAGCTTATATAATGAAAGCATACATCCGGCAGATAGGGTTAAAAATCATATGCTCTATGACAAATTTATACTGGAGGAGCTTTCAGAAAAAATGCGCTATGAAACAGGAACAGAGAAAATCTGCGTTGCTTATCCCAGTTTTGGAGCTTATCACGCCGCCAATTTCGCTTTTCGGCATCCATACAAGGTGAGCCATCTATTTGCCATGAGCGGCAAATATGATATCAAATCTTTCCTTGAAGGGTATTACGATGAAAATGCCTATTTCAATAATCCGGTTGATTTCTTACCTGAATCAAACCATGGGGATCTATGGAAAATGAAAATTGTCCTGGGAGCCGGGGAACATGATATTTGCCGGGTTGCCACCGTCCATCTTTCAGAAATCTTAAAATCAAAGGGAATAGACCACTGGTTGGATATTCGGCCAGGTTATGAACATGACTGGCCTTTGTGGCGGGAAATGTTACCTCATTATTTATCACAAATATAAAACCTGGTTAAATGGAGAATTATTGGACTAACCACCGATACTTCTCTGGAGTTTGATCCTATAGTAAAAGGAGATTTTTAATATTAACTAACAAAAAAATATATGAAAAAAATCGGAATATTGTTCGGACAGGAAAATACTTTTCCCAAAGCCTTTGTAGACAGAGTTAATGAGAAAAATGTAAAAGGAATTAAAGCTGAATTTGTCAAAATAGACAAAGTTAAGCAGGCTGATCCTACAGAATATGCAGTAATAGTAGACCGTATTTCCCAGGATGTTCCTTTTTACAGGGCGTATCTTAAAAATGCGGCAATTTCGGGAACAATAGTAATTAACAACCCTTTCTGGTGGAGTGCCGACGAAAAGTTCTTTAATAATGCACTGGCAGAAAAAATAGGAGTTCCGGTTCCTAAAACAGTAATTCTTCCCTCAAGCCACAGACCGCCTGATACTTCTGAAAACTCTTTCAGAAATCTTGATTTTCCCTTAGACTGGGACGGTATTTTTGAATATGTTGGTTTTCCCGCTTATATGAAACCTTATTCCGGCGGGGGATGGAAAAGTGTTTACCGCCTGGAGAATAAAGAGGAATTTTTCGCCCGATTTCCCGAAACAGGAGAATTAACAATGATGCTTCAGGAAGAAATTATTTTTGACACGTATTTCCGTTGTTATTGCCTGGGAACAGACAATGTCCATATTATGCAGTATGAACCAAGAAATCCTTTTCACGAAAGATATATTCGGGAATTAAAGCACATCGATAAAAAGCTGCTTAAAAAAGTGGAAGATTACGTGATAAAGCTAAACAAAGCTCTTGGATACGATTTCAATACCGTAGAACTGGCTGTAAGAGATGGAATACCCTACGCAATAGATTTTTGTAACCCAGCACCCGATGCCGACGCCCAATCTGTTGGAGAAGAAAACTTTAATTGGATCATTGAAAACGCTGCAAATATGGCCATTGAGAAAGCAAATATGTATAAAAAAGGAAAAGTAAACCTCACCTGGGGAACTTTTATTTCGGGCAGCGTTAAGAATAGTAAATAATTCAACTAAAGTTAGGGTAGAGGGATGAAAAAGGATTTTAGTATAGGTATAGAGGAAGAGTATCAGGTAATTAACCCATCAACGCGCGAGCTCATTTCACACGAGCAGAAGATCACCGAAATGGCAGAGAAATATCTGCAGGATCAGGTAAAGGCAGAGATGCACCAGGCCGTGGTCGAAGTTGGAACGCGCATTTGTAGAGACGTTGGCGAAGGGCTGGAACAAATTTGCTATCTGCGGAAAAACGTTTCAGAAATAGCAAACAGCCTTGGTTATAAAATTGCCGCTTCGGGTACTCATCCTTTTTCAGCCTGGCAAACTCAAATGATCACTCCTCACCCCCGGTATGATGAAATTATAACTGAATTACAGGATACGGCGAGGTCCAATCTTATTTTTGGCCTTCACGTGCACGTGGGAATTGAAGACAGGCATATGGCCTTACACGTTGCCAATTCCCTGCGTTATTTCCTGCCGCACATTTTTGCACTGTCTACTAATTCCCCTTTTTGGGAAGGAAGAAATACGGGATTTAAATCCTTTAGAACCAAGGTGTTTGACAAATTTCCGAGAACCGGGATCCCAGATTATTTTGACAGCCTTGCGGAATACGATAATTATATAAATTTACTCATCAAAACCCGCTGTATAGATAATGCTAAAAAGATATGGTGGGACCTTCGTTGTCATCCGTTTTATCCTACAGTTGAAGTAAGGATTTGTGATATTCCAATGACAGCTAAAGAAACAATTGCCATTACTGCTCTTATACAGGCATTAACAGCAAAGTTATACAAGCTGCGCACCTGTAACATGAACTGGATTGTATACAAGCGGCCCATGATCAATGAGAATAAATGGCGTGCGTCAAGATTTGGGCTCGATGGTAAATTGATAGATTTTGGTAAAGAAGAAGAAGTACCTACAAAGGATCTAATATACGAGATGTTGAATTTTGTTGATGATGTAGTAGATGATCTTGGAAGCTTAGTGGGCACTGGATTTTATTCCTGAAATAATGGAAAGAGGTACAGGAGCAGATAGGCAGTTGAAAGTTTACAACGAAACTAACGACTTTAAGACTCTAGTAGATTATATTATGGAGGAAACCCTTCGTGATATTTAGTAACAGACAATGAAAGAGAAGAAAATAAGGCTTGCCCTGTTGGATATGAATAACGGTTATCCCAACCAGGGAATGCGTTGCCTTCGCAAGATAGTATCTGAATATACCGACATTCTGGATTACCAGGAATTTGACGTGCGTCAAAAAAATGAACTTCCGGACCTAAGCTTTGATATTTACATATCCAGTGGTGGGCCCGGTGACCCTTTGGAAGAAGGAACTTTATGGCTTGATAAATACCTCGCTCTGGTAGATGAACTTTGGCAGAATAACATACAGGAAGGAAACAGGAAAAAGTACGCTTTCTTTATATGCCATTCATTTCAACTTGTGTCACGTCATTTTAAACTGGGTGAAATAACTAAAAGAAAAAGAACCTCTTTTGGGGTTTATCCTATTCACAAAGCTTCCGGAGGAAAAAAAGATTCTTTATTAGCAGGGCTGGCCGATCAATATTATGCTGTAGACAGCCGGGATTATCAACTTGTGCAGCCAAGGCTTAAGGTTTTTAAAGAACACGGGGCGAGTATACTTTCCCTGGAAAAGATCCGCACGAATGTGGAGTATGAAAGAGCTATAATGGCTGTTAGGTTCTCCAAAGAATTCGTGGGAACTCAGTTTCACCCCGAAGCAGATCCTGAAGGAATGAAAGCATATTTCCTGGAGGAAGAAAACAGAAACAAGGTAATTGTAAACTTCGGAATTGAAAAATATGAGGAAATGATGAGGCATCTGGATGATCCGGATAAGATCAATTTAACATACAGTTCTATTCTTCCCGGCTTTATAGATCAGGCTATAAGAGCATTGAAGGAGACAGACCACGAAAAAATGGTATTAGTATGATAAAAGACATCAGAAAACAATATAACCAAAGTTTTACTGCGGAAAAATATGAACGTTTTCTGAAGTCTATTGAGGCTGCCCATGGGCATATGCCAACTTTCAGGATAGCTGAAACACCCATTTTTATACCCGATGCGCTAAAGGAAAAGCTTCTTGAGGCTTGTGGAGATATTTCTGAAGTAATTAGAAAACCTGAATTTAAGGATCGTACCAAAGATGCCATTAGAAATGCATCTTTAAAAGTTCCTGCTGAAGATGAGCACACCACATTTCTTCAAATGGACTTTGGAATAGCAGTAGATGAAAACGGGGAATTTTTTCCGCAGTTAATAGAACTTCAGGGATTCCCGTCTTTGTATTTTTTTCAGATCCTTTTATCGGAAGCTTATAAAGAAAATTTTGAAATCCCCAAAGAGTTTACAACTTATCCCGACGGGAGCAATACCAAAGAATATTTGGAACTTCTTCGGAAAGTTATTGTGGGTAACAGCGATCCCAAAAATGTTATCCTTCTTGAAGTAGAACCGGAAAAGCAAAATACTGCTATTGATTTTTATGTTACAGAACATTACCTGGGCATAAAAATTTTATGCATTACCGACCTTAAAAAAAATGGCAGAAAACTTTACTATCTTGACGAGAATGGAAATGAGATTACTGTGGAAAGGATTTATAACCGCGTAATTTTTGATGAACTGGATCAAAGAAATGACCTTCAAAGAGAATTCTATTTTAAGGATGAAGTGGATGTAGAATGGATAGGGCACCCGGCCTGGTTCTTCAGAATAAGTAAATATATCCTTCCGCTGTTTGACAGCCCTTACGTTCCAAAAACTTATTATCTGGAAAAACTTCAGGAATATCCCGAAGATCTTGAAAATTATGTTTTAAAGCCTCTTTATTCCTTTGCTTAAATGCGGGAATTCAGCTGGATGTTACCAGGGAAGAACTTGATAAAATAGAAGA is part of the Antarcticibacterium sp. 1MA-6-2 genome and harbors:
- a CDS encoding head GIN domain-containing protein, translated to MRKQVKIPLLIFILSLNLLTGCDDEFPDYYNEKEFEVEGFEGVKLGDAFQIEIERSSGFSLIAGGENKDLEELKVEVVNGILIVNYQPGTRNHKRTLLKISMPVLKKAEFHSASSSVISGFENTEDDLQIKVSGASRVVTDMEGNIIDLSVDGASELIFKGSAEKLNARVKGASRLQASELTVNTAIVEVGGSSEASVNAAEILSGEVGGHSLLRYRGNPEIINVEVSVDSQMLPL
- a CDS encoding GIN domain-containing protein, which encodes MRSKSNISLILPVILILMTGVSCNDNSFIYHEEEFELKNFEGVRLVGAFNVEIRQAKEFSVKAKGKKENLKNLQLEVVDGTLTASCSPGNSNLQETILEITMPVLKSADLHGATSSIITGFNESRENITLVVT
- a CDS encoding MarR family winged helix-turn-helix transcriptional regulator yields the protein MESIENVIFYTLDKAIKSYRQYAQKQLKDAGFSVTIDQWLVLRNIQENPSINQQELSLKVFKDSASVTRIIQLLVQSNLLQRQVNGDDRRRNYLSVTPKGAKVLRDVQGIVLNNRATALEGISQEELQSMRRSLQKIIDNVKDQGS
- a CDS encoding esterase family protein — encoded protein: MFLLSFSMGGLSALDITWNNPQLFRKAGIFSGSLWWRTNNTGTAEDDNSRIMHSIIRAGEKREGLQFWFQASTKDENRDRNKNGIIDSIDDTLDLIKELKELGYSDDEVLYEEIKDGQHNFHTWSKIFPSFLKWAFPVKN
- a CDS encoding alpha/beta hydrolase-fold protein — encoded protein: MNRHKLWLRSQHLGRIVKVEVYLPSETSKYRGTLILNDGQDRDQLHLVKHFSILLSKVEIPNIGIVTVYADENRMQEYGVAGHPDFKKRGKVADKYSNFIVQELTPFLQTEYGLMNPENKNVFA
- a CDS encoding esterase family protein, translating into MREEYVKWHSPNLGREIETLVYGHQGYPVLIFPSSQGRYYEAKDFQLIESVRWFVEQGKVKIYCPDSIDGMSLYNESIHPADRVKNHMLYDKFILEELSEKMRYETGTEKICVAYPSFGAYHAANFAFRHPYKVSHLFAMSGKYDIKSFLEGYYDENAYFNNPVDFLPESNHGDLWKMKIVLGAGEHDICRVATVHLSEILKSKGIDHWLDIRPGYEHDWPLWREMLPHYLSQI
- a CDS encoding RimK family alpha-L-glutamate ligase: MKKIGILFGQENTFPKAFVDRVNEKNVKGIKAEFVKIDKVKQADPTEYAVIVDRISQDVPFYRAYLKNAAISGTIVINNPFWWSADEKFFNNALAEKIGVPVPKTVILPSSHRPPDTSENSFRNLDFPLDWDGIFEYVGFPAYMKPYSGGGWKSVYRLENKEEFFARFPETGELTMMLQEEIIFDTYFRCYCLGTDNVHIMQYEPRNPFHERYIRELKHIDKKLLKKVEDYVIKLNKALGYDFNTVELAVRDGIPYAIDFCNPAPDADAQSVGEENFNWIIENAANMAIEKANMYKKGKVNLTWGTFISGSVKNSK
- a CDS encoding carboxylate-amine ligase translates to MKKDFSIGIEEEYQVINPSTRELISHEQKITEMAEKYLQDQVKAEMHQAVVEVGTRICRDVGEGLEQICYLRKNVSEIANSLGYKIAASGTHPFSAWQTQMITPHPRYDEIITELQDTARSNLIFGLHVHVGIEDRHMALHVANSLRYFLPHIFALSTNSPFWEGRNTGFKSFRTKVFDKFPRTGIPDYFDSLAEYDNYINLLIKTRCIDNAKKIWWDLRCHPFYPTVEVRICDIPMTAKETIAITALIQALTAKLYKLRTCNMNWIVYKRPMINENKWRASRFGLDGKLIDFGKEEEVPTKDLIYEMLNFVDDVVDDLGSLVGTGFYS
- a CDS encoding type 1 glutamine amidotransferase, giving the protein MKEKKIRLALLDMNNGYPNQGMRCLRKIVSEYTDILDYQEFDVRQKNELPDLSFDIYISSGGPGDPLEEGTLWLDKYLALVDELWQNNIQEGNRKKYAFFICHSFQLVSRHFKLGEITKRKRTSFGVYPIHKASGGKKDSLLAGLADQYYAVDSRDYQLVQPRLKVFKEHGASILSLEKIRTNVEYERAIMAVRFSKEFVGTQFHPEADPEGMKAYFLEEENRNKVIVNFGIEKYEEMMRHLDDPDKINLTYSSILPGFIDQAIRALKETDHEKMVLV